One Ricinus communis isolate WT05 ecotype wild-type chromosome 2, ASM1957865v1, whole genome shotgun sequence DNA segment encodes these proteins:
- the LOC8273622 gene encoding pentatricopeptide repeat-containing protein At2g01860 isoform X4, producing MLSKFLSISLCPLNLTLMSHSNTKTYYRKKLPKNLQSPRRSKLPPDFGVNLFLKKPTTGVDPFQMDSFLVDDGDGDLNQEEKEQNGDIVWESDEIEAISSLFQGRIPQRPGNLNRERPLPLPLPHKLRPLGPPSPKKHNRNVVVSLRSPICNKVYKNPSFLISLAKQIKCLNPDDDVSAVLDDCARFLRKGSLSLTIRELGHMGFPDRALQTFCWAQKQPQLYPDDRILASTVEILARNQDLKVPIDWQKFTSLASRGVIEAMIRGFLKGGRLKLAWKLLAVAKHDKRMLDASLYARLILELGKNPDKYMLVEQLLDELGEREDLNLSHQDCTAIMKVCIRLQKFEFVECLFTWFKQSGHEPSVVMYTTLIHSRYSEKKYREALAGVWEMEGSSFLFDLPAYRVVIKLFVALNDLPRAVRYFSKLKEAGLSPTYDIYRNLIKIYLVSGRLAKCKEIWKEAEMAGFKLDEQIKMDLLHQEKEIRSILCCWF from the exons ATGCTCTCTAAATTCTTGTCTATAAGCCTCTGTCCCTTAAATTTAACTTTGATGTCCCATTCCAATACAAAAACATACTACAGAAAAAAACTCCCCAAAAACCTTCAGTCTCCTCGAAGATCCAAGCTTCCTCCTGATTTTGGGGTTAACTTATTCCTTAAAAAGCCAACCACTGGCGTTGACCCCTTCCAAATGGATTCATTTCTAGTtgatgatggtgatggtgatttgaatcaagaagaaaaagaacaaaatggTGATATTGTTTGGGAATCAGATGAGATTGAAGCAATTTCATCTCTTTTTCAAGGGAGAATCCCTCAAAGGCCAGGGAATTTGAATAGAGAAAGGCCCCTCCCACTTCCACTTCCTCACAAGCTAAGACCTCTAGGACCTCCTTCTCCAAAGAAACACAATAGAAATGTTGTAGTCTCTTTACGGTCACCTATATGCAATAAAGTATACAAAAATCCAAGTTTTCTTATCAGTTTAGCCAAGCAGATTAAATGTCTTAACCCAGATGATGATGTTTCTGCGGTTCTTGATGATTGTGCTCGTTTCTTGCGTAAAGGGTCCTTGTCTTTAACAATTCGAGAGTTGGGTCATATGGGTTTTCCTGATAGAGCTCTGCAGACCTTCTGTTGGGCTCAGAAACAACCTCAACTTTACCCCGATGATAGGATTTTAGCTTCTACTGTCGAGATTTTGGCAAGGAATCAAGACTTGAAAGTACCGATTGACTGGCAGAAGTTTACTAGTTTGGCAAGTAGGGGTGTTATCGAAGCAATGATTCGAGGTTTCCTTAAAGGTGGACGCTTGAAGCTTGCTTGGAAGCTTCTCGCTGTTGCCAAGCACGATAAGAGAATGTTAGACGCTAGTCTGTATGCAAGGTTGATACTTGAGCTGGGAAAGAATCCGGATAAGTACATGCTTGTTGAACAGTTGTTAGATGAGCTCGGGGAAAGAGAAGATTTGAATTTAAGCCATCAGGATTGTACTGCTATAATGAAAGTTTGCATTAGGCTCCAAAAGTTTGAGTTTGTGGAGTGTCTATTCACTTGGTTTAAGCAATCTGGGCATGAGCCAAGTGTGGTTATGTACACTACCCTGATTCACAGCCGTTATTCGGAAAAGAAATACAGGGAAGCATTGGCTGGGGTTTGGGAAATGGAGGGTTCAAGTTTTCTCTTTGATCTTCCAGCTTATCGGGTTGTTATAAAGCTATTTGTTGCCTTGAATGATCTCCCAAGGGCTGTAAGATATTTTTCGAAACTTAAGGAAGCGGGTTTGTCTCCAACATATGACATATATAGGAACttgattaaaatttacttGGTTTCTGGGAGGCTGGCGAAGTGCAAGGAGATTTGGAAGGAAGCAGAGATGGCAGGATTCAAGTTGGATGAACAAATTAAAATGGACTTGTTGCATCAGGAGAAAGAAATAAG GTCCATTTTGTGCTGCTGGTTCTAG
- the LOC8273622 gene encoding uncharacterized protein LOC8273622 isoform X1, with protein MSGERRRKHQKKKKGGGGRMGEIEAGTMTKKKKKKGRPSLLDLQKRSLKQQQQQQQTPNLKNPNSLNVSYPSSHHRRSNHRNPNSSVPDLINDEDDERTQKKHKLLLGLNNSEVALKRRKITPGSDQLGEKALKATDTLQESPVEPGPTTPLPDKKLLVFILDRLQKKDTYGVFSDPVDPEELPDYHDIVEHPMDFSTVRKKLDRGAYFNLEQFEKDVFLICSNAMQYNPSDTIYYRQARSIQELAKKDFENLRQDSDDGEPQPNVARRGRPPGKLKKSLERSPLDRVSPDCSSDATHAFGGDNTNETNGYNLRRTNSYKYRPADVLVRTSHGSHSSETYAAWMSEWENEFPASVLKAVLKYGKKPYAVDENRRDTYKQPLASTPEPSSLNFFEGELKQLVAVCKKVGLNSEYGYARSLARFAADLGPVVWKIASKKIESALPTGLEFGPGWVGEDKVVDGQQKFQFSDRPKVSNSSIFNDHFSRPQPTATGTNSAVTSICSARTREDWMENVGKISSQSELISTNSSTGGINYMSSVLVQQKPIIHSDINGLSGGLRYNNCSPHTGTGRVGIPTGKASTEHAAVPSQVFGMVSTSTSTLCPMPGNDCSLNKAKLSETWNGLLQSGDSSALGSNLDSQTFLNAGVDGKPSWHRVSSSYHQEQFFQFPPDLNVGFLAPNSPSSSVPIGSPQQPDLALQL; from the exons ATGTCTGGGGAGAGAAGGAGAAAAcaccaaaagaagaagaagggggGGGGGGGAAGAATGGGAGAGATAGAAGCAGGCACAATGacgaagaagaaaaagaagaagggacGTCCTTCTCTATTAGACCTCCAAAAACGCTCTCtcaaacaacaacaacaacaacaacaaaccCCTAATCTCAAAAACCCTAATTCGCTCAATGTCTCTTACCCTTCCTCTCACCACCGTCGATCCAATCACCGTAACCCTAACTCCAGTGTCCCCGACTTAATTAACGACGAAGACGACGAACGCACTCAGAAAAAGCATAAGCTTTTGCTTGGATTGAACAATTCCGAGGTCGCTCTCAAAAGGCGCAAGATCACCCCCGGATCTGATCAATTG GGTGAAAAGGCTTTGAAAGCGACAGACACTCTTCAAG AGTCACCGGTGGAGCCTGGCCCCACTACACCTTTGCCAGACAAAAAGTTGTTGGTCTTCATTCTTGACAGGCTTCAAAA AAAGGACACTTATGGTGTGTTCTCTGATCCAGTGGATCCTGAAGAG CTTCCTGATTACCATGACATCGTTGAGCATCCCATGGACTTCTCCACCGTGAGGAAAAAGCTAGACAGGGGAGCTTATTTCAACTTGGAACAATTTGAG AAAGATGTTTTCCTGATATGTTCAAATGCAATGCAGTATAACCCCTCGGATACTATTTACTACCGACAG gCACGATCCATACAAGAGCTTGCCAAGAAGGACTTTGAAAACTTGAGGCAAGATAGTGACGATGGTGAACCCCAACCCAATGTTGCCAGGAGGGGAAGACCGCCAGGGAAGCTGAAAAAATCACTTGAGAGGTCTCCCTTGGACCGTGTTAGTCCTGATTGTTCATCAGATGCAACTCATGCTTTTGGAGGGGATAACACCAATGAGACTAATGGTTATAATCTTAGAAGAACCAATTCATACAAGTATCGACCTGCAGATGTTCTGGTCAGAACTTCTCATGGGTCTCACAGCAGTGAAACTTATGCTGCCTGGATGTCTGAATGGGAAAATGAATTTCCAG CTTCTGTTTTAAAGGCTGTGCTCAAGTATGGGAAGAAACCCTATGCAGTAGATGAGAATAGGCGTGATACCTATAAGCAGCCATTGGCTTCCACTCCTGAACCATCCAGCTTGAATTTTTTTGAAGGAGAACTGAAGCAACTGGTGGCGGTATGTAAAAAG GTAGGTTTAAACTCAGAATATGGTTATGCAAGAAGTCTAGCTCGCTTTGCTGCAGATCTTGGGCCCGTTGTTTGGAAAATTGcttcaaagaaaatagaaagtgCATTGCCAACAGGACTCGAGTTTGGTCCTGGCTGGGTGGGAGAAGATAAGGTGGTTGACGGACAGCAGAAGTTTCAGTTTTCTGATAGGCCGAAAGTTTCTAACAGTTCCATATTTAATGATCATTTTAGCAGACCTCAGCCTACTGCTACAGGCACAAACTCTGCAGTCACAAGTATATGTTCAGCTCGCACTAGAGAAGACTGGATGGAAAATGTTGGCAAAATAAGTTCCCAGAGTGAATTAATTTCAACAAACAGTAGTACTGGTGGGATAAACTATATGTCTTCTGTCCTGGTTCAACAGAAGCCCATAATTCATTCTGATATCAATGGACTGAGTGGTGGGTTGCGATATAATAATTGTTCACCTCATACTGGGACCGGAAGAGTTGGGATACCAACAGGGAAGGCCAGTACAGAACATGCTGCAGTTCCTTCTCAAGTGTTTGGCATGGTTTCAACTAGCACTAGTACTCTCTGCCCAATGCCAGGGAATGATTGTAGTTTGAACAAAGCCAAGTTATCAGAAACTTGGAATGGGTTGCTACAGTCAGGAGATTCATCAGCTCTAGGTTCTAACCTGGACTCTCAGACATTTTTGAATGCAGGGGTTGATGGCAAACCATCTTGGCACAGAGTATCATCATCATATCACCAAGAACAATTTTTCCAATTTCCACCAGATCTGAATGTTGGGTTCTTGGCACCAAATTCACCTAGTTCCAGTGTGCCAATTGGTTCACCACAGCAGCCGGATTTAGCATTACAGCTGTGA
- the LOC8273622 gene encoding bromodomain-containing protein DDB_G0270170 isoform X8: MSGERRRKHQKKKKGGGGRMGEIEAGTMTKKKKKKGRPSLLDLQKRSLKQQQQQQQTPNLKNPNSLNVSYPSSHHRRSNHRNPNSSVPDLINDEDDERTQKKHKLLLGLNNSEVALKRRKITPGSDQLGEKALKATDTLQESPVEPGPTTPLPDKKLLVFILDRLQKKDTYGVFSDPVDPEELPDYHDIVEHPMDFSTVRKKLDRGAYFNLEQFEKDVFLICSNAMQYNPSDTIYYRQARSIQELAKKDFENLRQDSDDGEPQPNVARRGRPPGKLKKSLERSPLDRVSPDCSSDATHAFGGDNTNETNGYNLRRTNSYKYRPADVLVRTSHGSHSSETYAAWMSEWENEFPASVLKAVLKYGKKPYAVDENRRDTYKQPLASTPEPSSLNFFEGELKQLVAV, from the exons ATGTCTGGGGAGAGAAGGAGAAAAcaccaaaagaagaagaagggggGGGGGGGAAGAATGGGAGAGATAGAAGCAGGCACAATGacgaagaagaaaaagaagaagggacGTCCTTCTCTATTAGACCTCCAAAAACGCTCTCtcaaacaacaacaacaacaacaacaaaccCCTAATCTCAAAAACCCTAATTCGCTCAATGTCTCTTACCCTTCCTCTCACCACCGTCGATCCAATCACCGTAACCCTAACTCCAGTGTCCCCGACTTAATTAACGACGAAGACGACGAACGCACTCAGAAAAAGCATAAGCTTTTGCTTGGATTGAACAATTCCGAGGTCGCTCTCAAAAGGCGCAAGATCACCCCCGGATCTGATCAATTG GGTGAAAAGGCTTTGAAAGCGACAGACACTCTTCAAG AGTCACCGGTGGAGCCTGGCCCCACTACACCTTTGCCAGACAAAAAGTTGTTGGTCTTCATTCTTGACAGGCTTCAAAA AAAGGACACTTATGGTGTGTTCTCTGATCCAGTGGATCCTGAAGAG CTTCCTGATTACCATGACATCGTTGAGCATCCCATGGACTTCTCCACCGTGAGGAAAAAGCTAGACAGGGGAGCTTATTTCAACTTGGAACAATTTGAG AAAGATGTTTTCCTGATATGTTCAAATGCAATGCAGTATAACCCCTCGGATACTATTTACTACCGACAG gCACGATCCATACAAGAGCTTGCCAAGAAGGACTTTGAAAACTTGAGGCAAGATAGTGACGATGGTGAACCCCAACCCAATGTTGCCAGGAGGGGAAGACCGCCAGGGAAGCTGAAAAAATCACTTGAGAGGTCTCCCTTGGACCGTGTTAGTCCTGATTGTTCATCAGATGCAACTCATGCTTTTGGAGGGGATAACACCAATGAGACTAATGGTTATAATCTTAGAAGAACCAATTCATACAAGTATCGACCTGCAGATGTTCTGGTCAGAACTTCTCATGGGTCTCACAGCAGTGAAACTTATGCTGCCTGGATGTCTGAATGGGAAAATGAATTTCCAG CTTCTGTTTTAAAGGCTGTGCTCAAGTATGGGAAGAAACCCTATGCAGTAGATGAGAATAGGCGTGATACCTATAAGCAGCCATTGGCTTCCACTCCTGAACCATCCAGCTTGAATTTTTTTGAAGGAGAACTGAAGCAACTGGTGGCG GTTTAA
- the LOC8273622 gene encoding pentatricopeptide repeat-containing protein At2g01860 isoform X5, which produces MLSKFLSISLCPLNLTLMSHSNTKTYYRKKLPKNLQSPRRSKLPPDFGVNLFLKKPTTGVDPFQMDSFLVDDGDGDLNQEEKEQNGDIVWESDEIEAISSLFQGRIPQRPGNLNRERPLPLPLPHKLRPLGPPSPKKHNRNVVVSLRSPICNKVYKNPSFLISLAKQIKCLNPDDDVSAVLDDCARFLRKGSLSLTIRELGHMGFPDRALQTFCWAQKQPQLYPDDRILASTVEILARNQDLKVPIDWQKFTSLASRGVIEAMIRGFLKGGRLKLAWKLLAVAKHDKRMLDASLYARLILELGKNPDKYMLVEQLLDELGEREDLNLSHQDCTAIMKVCIRLQKFEFVECLFTWFKQSGHEPSVVMYTTLIHSRYSEKKYREALAGVWEMEGSSFLFDLPAYRVVIKLFVALNDLPRAVRYFSKLKEAGLSPTYDIYRNLIKIYLVSGRLAKCKEIWKEAEMAGFKLDEQIKMDLLHQEKEIRVKRL; this is translated from the exons ATGCTCTCTAAATTCTTGTCTATAAGCCTCTGTCCCTTAAATTTAACTTTGATGTCCCATTCCAATACAAAAACATACTACAGAAAAAAACTCCCCAAAAACCTTCAGTCTCCTCGAAGATCCAAGCTTCCTCCTGATTTTGGGGTTAACTTATTCCTTAAAAAGCCAACCACTGGCGTTGACCCCTTCCAAATGGATTCATTTCTAGTtgatgatggtgatggtgatttgaatcaagaagaaaaagaacaaaatggTGATATTGTTTGGGAATCAGATGAGATTGAAGCAATTTCATCTCTTTTTCAAGGGAGAATCCCTCAAAGGCCAGGGAATTTGAATAGAGAAAGGCCCCTCCCACTTCCACTTCCTCACAAGCTAAGACCTCTAGGACCTCCTTCTCCAAAGAAACACAATAGAAATGTTGTAGTCTCTTTACGGTCACCTATATGCAATAAAGTATACAAAAATCCAAGTTTTCTTATCAGTTTAGCCAAGCAGATTAAATGTCTTAACCCAGATGATGATGTTTCTGCGGTTCTTGATGATTGTGCTCGTTTCTTGCGTAAAGGGTCCTTGTCTTTAACAATTCGAGAGTTGGGTCATATGGGTTTTCCTGATAGAGCTCTGCAGACCTTCTGTTGGGCTCAGAAACAACCTCAACTTTACCCCGATGATAGGATTTTAGCTTCTACTGTCGAGATTTTGGCAAGGAATCAAGACTTGAAAGTACCGATTGACTGGCAGAAGTTTACTAGTTTGGCAAGTAGGGGTGTTATCGAAGCAATGATTCGAGGTTTCCTTAAAGGTGGACGCTTGAAGCTTGCTTGGAAGCTTCTCGCTGTTGCCAAGCACGATAAGAGAATGTTAGACGCTAGTCTGTATGCAAGGTTGATACTTGAGCTGGGAAAGAATCCGGATAAGTACATGCTTGTTGAACAGTTGTTAGATGAGCTCGGGGAAAGAGAAGATTTGAATTTAAGCCATCAGGATTGTACTGCTATAATGAAAGTTTGCATTAGGCTCCAAAAGTTTGAGTTTGTGGAGTGTCTATTCACTTGGTTTAAGCAATCTGGGCATGAGCCAAGTGTGGTTATGTACACTACCCTGATTCACAGCCGTTATTCGGAAAAGAAATACAGGGAAGCATTGGCTGGGGTTTGGGAAATGGAGGGTTCAAGTTTTCTCTTTGATCTTCCAGCTTATCGGGTTGTTATAAAGCTATTTGTTGCCTTGAATGATCTCCCAAGGGCTGTAAGATATTTTTCGAAACTTAAGGAAGCGGGTTTGTCTCCAACATATGACATATATAGGAACttgattaaaatttacttGGTTTCTGGGAGGCTGGCGAAGTGCAAGGAGATTTGGAAGGAAGCAGAGATGGCAGGATTCAAGTTGGATGAACAAATTAAAATGGACTTGTTGCATCAGGAGAAAGAAATAAG GGTGAAAAGGCTTTGA
- the LOC8273622 gene encoding bromodomain-containing protein DDB_G0270170 isoform X7, producing MSGERRRKHQKKKKGGGGRMGEIEAGTMTKKKKKKGRPSLLDLQKRSLKQQQQQQQTPNLKNPNSLNVSYPSSHHRRSNHRNPNSSVPDLINDEDDERTQKKHKLLLGLNNSEVALKRRKITPGSDQLGEKALKATDTLQESPVEPGPTTPLPDKKLLVFILDRLQKKDTYGVFSDPVDPEELPDYHDIVEHPMDFSTVRKKLDRGAYFNLEQFEKDVFLICSNAMQYNPSDTIYYRQARSIQELAKKDFENLRQDSDDGEPQPNVARRGRPPGKLKKSLERSPLDRVSPDCSSDATHAFGGDNTNETNGYNLRRTNSYKYRPADVLVRTSHGSHSSETYAAWMSEWENEFPASVLKAVLKYGKKPYAVDENRRDTYKQPLASTPEPSSLNFFEGELKQLVAVCKKV from the exons ATGTCTGGGGAGAGAAGGAGAAAAcaccaaaagaagaagaagggggGGGGGGGAAGAATGGGAGAGATAGAAGCAGGCACAATGacgaagaagaaaaagaagaagggacGTCCTTCTCTATTAGACCTCCAAAAACGCTCTCtcaaacaacaacaacaacaacaacaaaccCCTAATCTCAAAAACCCTAATTCGCTCAATGTCTCTTACCCTTCCTCTCACCACCGTCGATCCAATCACCGTAACCCTAACTCCAGTGTCCCCGACTTAATTAACGACGAAGACGACGAACGCACTCAGAAAAAGCATAAGCTTTTGCTTGGATTGAACAATTCCGAGGTCGCTCTCAAAAGGCGCAAGATCACCCCCGGATCTGATCAATTG GGTGAAAAGGCTTTGAAAGCGACAGACACTCTTCAAG AGTCACCGGTGGAGCCTGGCCCCACTACACCTTTGCCAGACAAAAAGTTGTTGGTCTTCATTCTTGACAGGCTTCAAAA AAAGGACACTTATGGTGTGTTCTCTGATCCAGTGGATCCTGAAGAG CTTCCTGATTACCATGACATCGTTGAGCATCCCATGGACTTCTCCACCGTGAGGAAAAAGCTAGACAGGGGAGCTTATTTCAACTTGGAACAATTTGAG AAAGATGTTTTCCTGATATGTTCAAATGCAATGCAGTATAACCCCTCGGATACTATTTACTACCGACAG gCACGATCCATACAAGAGCTTGCCAAGAAGGACTTTGAAAACTTGAGGCAAGATAGTGACGATGGTGAACCCCAACCCAATGTTGCCAGGAGGGGAAGACCGCCAGGGAAGCTGAAAAAATCACTTGAGAGGTCTCCCTTGGACCGTGTTAGTCCTGATTGTTCATCAGATGCAACTCATGCTTTTGGAGGGGATAACACCAATGAGACTAATGGTTATAATCTTAGAAGAACCAATTCATACAAGTATCGACCTGCAGATGTTCTGGTCAGAACTTCTCATGGGTCTCACAGCAGTGAAACTTATGCTGCCTGGATGTCTGAATGGGAAAATGAATTTCCAG CTTCTGTTTTAAAGGCTGTGCTCAAGTATGGGAAGAAACCCTATGCAGTAGATGAGAATAGGCGTGATACCTATAAGCAGCCATTGGCTTCCACTCCTGAACCATCCAGCTTGAATTTTTTTGAAGGAGAACTGAAGCAACTGGTGGCGGTATGTAAAAAG GTTTAA
- the LOC8273622 gene encoding uncharacterized protein LOC8273622 isoform X3, whose amino-acid sequence MSGERRRKHQKKKKGGGGRMGEIEAGTMTKKKKKKGRPSLLDLQKRSLKQQQQQQQTPNLKNPNSLNHRNPNSSVPDLINDEDDERTQKKHKLLLGLNNSEVALKRRKITPGSDQLGEKALKATDTLQESPVEPGPTTPLPDKKLLVFILDRLQKKDTYGVFSDPVDPEELPDYHDIVEHPMDFSTVRKKLDRGAYFNLEQFEKDVFLICSNAMQYNPSDTIYYRQARSIQELAKKDFENLRQDSDDGEPQPNVARRGRPPGKLKKSLERSPLDRVSPDCSSDATHAFGGDNTNETNGYNLRRTNSYKYRPADVLVRTSHGSHSSETYAAWMSEWENEFPASVLKAVLKYGKKPYAVDENRRDTYKQPLASTPEPSSLNFFEGELKQLVAVCKKVGLNSEYGYARSLARFAADLGPVVWKIASKKIESALPTGLEFGPGWVGEDKVVDGQQKFQFSDRPKVSNSSIFNDHFSRPQPTATGTNSAVTSICSARTREDWMENVGKISSQSELISTNSSTGGINYMSSVLVQQKPIIHSDINGLSGGLRYNNCSPHTGTGRVGIPTGKASTEHAAVPSQVFGMVSTSTSTLCPMPGNDCSLNKAKLSETWNGLLQSGDSSALGSNLDSQTFLNAGVDGKPSWHRVSSSYHQEQFFQFPPDLNVGFLAPNSPSSSVPIGSPQQPDLALQL is encoded by the exons ATGTCTGGGGAGAGAAGGAGAAAAcaccaaaagaagaagaagggggGGGGGGGAAGAATGGGAGAGATAGAAGCAGGCACAATGacgaagaagaaaaagaagaagggacGTCCTTCTCTATTAGACCTCCAAAAACGCTCTCtcaaacaacaacaacaacaacaacaaaccCCTAATCTCAAAAACCCTAATTCGCTCAAT CACCGTAACCCTAACTCCAGTGTCCCCGACTTAATTAACGACGAAGACGACGAACGCACTCAGAAAAAGCATAAGCTTTTGCTTGGATTGAACAATTCCGAGGTCGCTCTCAAAAGGCGCAAGATCACCCCCGGATCTGATCAATTG GGTGAAAAGGCTTTGAAAGCGACAGACACTCTTCAAG AGTCACCGGTGGAGCCTGGCCCCACTACACCTTTGCCAGACAAAAAGTTGTTGGTCTTCATTCTTGACAGGCTTCAAAA AAAGGACACTTATGGTGTGTTCTCTGATCCAGTGGATCCTGAAGAG CTTCCTGATTACCATGACATCGTTGAGCATCCCATGGACTTCTCCACCGTGAGGAAAAAGCTAGACAGGGGAGCTTATTTCAACTTGGAACAATTTGAG AAAGATGTTTTCCTGATATGTTCAAATGCAATGCAGTATAACCCCTCGGATACTATTTACTACCGACAG gCACGATCCATACAAGAGCTTGCCAAGAAGGACTTTGAAAACTTGAGGCAAGATAGTGACGATGGTGAACCCCAACCCAATGTTGCCAGGAGGGGAAGACCGCCAGGGAAGCTGAAAAAATCACTTGAGAGGTCTCCCTTGGACCGTGTTAGTCCTGATTGTTCATCAGATGCAACTCATGCTTTTGGAGGGGATAACACCAATGAGACTAATGGTTATAATCTTAGAAGAACCAATTCATACAAGTATCGACCTGCAGATGTTCTGGTCAGAACTTCTCATGGGTCTCACAGCAGTGAAACTTATGCTGCCTGGATGTCTGAATGGGAAAATGAATTTCCAG CTTCTGTTTTAAAGGCTGTGCTCAAGTATGGGAAGAAACCCTATGCAGTAGATGAGAATAGGCGTGATACCTATAAGCAGCCATTGGCTTCCACTCCTGAACCATCCAGCTTGAATTTTTTTGAAGGAGAACTGAAGCAACTGGTGGCGGTATGTAAAAAG GTAGGTTTAAACTCAGAATATGGTTATGCAAGAAGTCTAGCTCGCTTTGCTGCAGATCTTGGGCCCGTTGTTTGGAAAATTGcttcaaagaaaatagaaagtgCATTGCCAACAGGACTCGAGTTTGGTCCTGGCTGGGTGGGAGAAGATAAGGTGGTTGACGGACAGCAGAAGTTTCAGTTTTCTGATAGGCCGAAAGTTTCTAACAGTTCCATATTTAATGATCATTTTAGCAGACCTCAGCCTACTGCTACAGGCACAAACTCTGCAGTCACAAGTATATGTTCAGCTCGCACTAGAGAAGACTGGATGGAAAATGTTGGCAAAATAAGTTCCCAGAGTGAATTAATTTCAACAAACAGTAGTACTGGTGGGATAAACTATATGTCTTCTGTCCTGGTTCAACAGAAGCCCATAATTCATTCTGATATCAATGGACTGAGTGGTGGGTTGCGATATAATAATTGTTCACCTCATACTGGGACCGGAAGAGTTGGGATACCAACAGGGAAGGCCAGTACAGAACATGCTGCAGTTCCTTCTCAAGTGTTTGGCATGGTTTCAACTAGCACTAGTACTCTCTGCCCAATGCCAGGGAATGATTGTAGTTTGAACAAAGCCAAGTTATCAGAAACTTGGAATGGGTTGCTACAGTCAGGAGATTCATCAGCTCTAGGTTCTAACCTGGACTCTCAGACATTTTTGAATGCAGGGGTTGATGGCAAACCATCTTGGCACAGAGTATCATCATCATATCACCAAGAACAATTTTTCCAATTTCCACCAGATCTGAATGTTGGGTTCTTGGCACCAAATTCACCTAGTTCCAGTGTGCCAATTGGTTCACCACAGCAGCCGGATTTAGCATTACAGCTGTGA